Within the Fusarium musae strain F31 chromosome 11, whole genome shotgun sequence genome, the region CCAAAACAGGATGGCTAGTGTTGGCTGGCATCAGTGGAAGATTGACAAAGACTACGGCAAACCGACACTTCCCTTTTTTAAAGTCTGTAAGAGGCTCTATCGCCAGAATGAATCGATCGAGATTGATAGAAGAGCAAATAAACGGGGAAGTCCGTGAGCTACTCGATCGACCGTGGTGGCGCCGAACGTGGATCATCCAAGAAGTTGTGTTGGCAAAGAACATCCAGATAATATGTGGCGAGGATATCATCACGTGGGATGCAGTGGCATCTCTGTTCAAACGGCTAAAATGGACACAGGGTGAGGTTCGGGTATTCGATGTCAAGCTGAGTGATCGAAACATATTTCCTGATCAGATGTACAACCTTATCTCTGGATATCATCAGAAATGGCATTCGAACGATAGGAGGCTCGACCTTTTGGACGTGCTATACCAGTTCAGAACGTTAGAATGCACAGTTGCGCATGACAGGATTTATGGGTTCTTGGGAATTGTGCATCCTAATGTGGCTACAAAGATAAGCCCGGATTATCATCTCGATGCACCACAGGTGTACCGTGACTTCGCAAGAACCATGATTCAAGTTACAGGCAACCTACATGTGCTGAACTGTACAAGACACTGGTCAGGCGTTGAAAATGGCGCTCAGCAGCAAAAGGCATACAGCGTCCTGGAGCAGTCGAGATACTACGACATCCAGGCTCAAATCTTCGATGGACCAGATAAGACTCCGAGAAGAGGCTGTGCGAGACTGCCTGATGGCTGGGAGAGAATACCGCACAAGGAGAAGCCTCTGTTTCGGGACAATAAGGATAGGAACAAACAGTCTACTGAATTGAGTCCATTAGAGAGCCAGCAAGCTGCGAGAGCTGAGCATTATATCAAGCAAAGAGAACTCTCACCGGGATGGTCTAAGATCTGGGACAACCTTGGCCGTGCAAAGGTTGTGTATGGAGCCGGAGAGACGGCGAGAGAGCACAAACTGCGAAATGAAAGAGAGCTTCTCCGACAGAGGCTTTCCAGATTACCCTCATGGGTTGCCAACTGGGAATGTCCAACTCGATGGGACCCTAAGCCACTGATCAATTTTTCGCTATCACAGCCTCGATATTTCGCATCCGGAAACACTACTGCGGCACTACATATTGGCTCCAACCCACGGGTTCTGTCTCTCAAGGGGCAGATAATTGATGAAATCAGGCAACTCGGACCCGTATGGCATCCTGAACTTGACAGGCCCCCTATCTCCAGGAAAGGCATCAACGCTCTTGTTGAGTGGGAAAGTCTTGCCCTGATTGAGCTTCCAGACTGCCCTTACGGCGGCGCTGAGGGTCGCACCAACGCCCTATGGAGAACAATGATAGCTGATTATGCAGGTACAGAAGCTGCTGACAGTAATGACTGGGCTTACATCGAGACGTGGTATGACCGAACTGGATGGGGTCGTGAGCTCCCAGATATGGCATCAAGGGGAGTATATGAGACAGTCACACTTGAGGTGCGCATCGCACATTGTTGGTGACTTATCGGGGCTACATGGGATTGGCGCCTTGGAATGCACAGATCGGTGACAAAGTGGCTATTCTTCATGGAGGCGAGACGCCTTTTATCCTTCGTCACGTCAAGGGGACAGAGGACTTTTCATTAGTCGGAGAAGCTTTTGTGTATGGGCTGATGGGTGGGGAGGGAATGTCGGATGCTTTTGGGAGAGGACgagatattaatatcttataagaCCAAGACAGGAGTtgttaattactttatatagatACTAACCTAACATGTTTGGGGCAGTGCATGACAGGAGAGGAGTTTAcagtatatttaattatgTTTAGAATTTCTATaacctttctttttaaacaAAATCACCTAAAGAAGTGAAAACTTGGCTATTATAAAACGATATCCCTGTTAGGCGTGAGCCtaaaggagcaagaaaataataaacctTAGGATagggtattaaaataaactttttaaagaGTTACCTAAATTCAGGCTAAATTTATCTAAATACTTTCATTAATTAGGGTTAAGATCCCAAGTTTTCTTTGCTTCCCTCCCTAGGTGAGTCAGCCGAACCTACATCGTCCTTGTCAGTAAGGTACCTCGCATACTTGACAATCGGCTTGCCCTCCCCAGGACGCTGATCCATAATCTCAAATAGCCCTGTTGACGCCATGAGCTCatgaagcttcttgaacCCGTACGTTCGAACATCAAAATCAGGGTGCCATCTGTTCATAAGCATTCCAACAGGCGCAAGGCCAGCCCACCCATCTTCGCCCGTTCTTGCTTCAACCGCCTCACGAAGCCATTCTATGACTTGATCATCGACGGGTCGCTGTTCAGGCTGCACTTCGCCTGGCTGCTCGGGGGATGATAATCGGCGTTTTGTTGGTGTAGGGCCGTTGGGGTCGGAGTCGAGTCTTTTTCGCTTGCCATTTTGTGGGCTATATAAGGTTGCGTCAGAGGGCTCGGCTTTGTTTTTCTGTGCACTAGATGGGCCTGCGGATGATTCACCATTGACCTTCCCCCGCGGTTCAGCCCTATCCTTCTGGAAATCAGTTCTTTCAGGAAGCAAGCCTCTTGCAGGCGCAGGCGGGTCCATCGAAAGACCTTTACCCTTTGAAAACGCCGATATTGGAGCGTGGCCGCGAGGAGGTCTCTCGCTCAGCGATACCCCATTGAGCGGTATCGCAGTCGACGACCCCGCAACATCAGCCTCAATCGACGGAGTCCCAGATCTCGGCACAAGATTCTCAACGTAAATGAACTTATCACACGCCGTGACAAACGGCTTCGGCGTCTTGCGTTCTCCACACCCATAAACCACCAACCCGGACTCTCTGATCCGCGACGCAAGACGCGTAAAATCGCTGTCACTCGAAACGATACAGAAACCATCGAATTTGCTAGAATATAGCA harbors:
- a CDS encoding hypothetical protein (EggNog:ENOG41) — translated: MNRSRLIEEQINGEVRELLDRPWWRRTWIIQEVVLAKNIQIICGEDIITWDAVASLFKRLKWTQGEVRVFDVKLSDRNIFPDQMYNLISGYHQKWHSNDRRLDLLDVLYQFRTLECTVAHDRIYGFLGIVHPNVATKISPDYHLDAPQVYRDFARTMIQVTGNLHVLNCTRHWSGVENGAQQQKAYSVLEQSRYYDIQAQIFDGPDKTPRRGCARLPDGWERIPHKEKPLFRDNKDRNKQSTELSPLESQQAARAEHYIKQRELSPGWSKIWDNLGRAKVVYGAGETAREHKLRNERELLRQRLSRLPSWVANWECPTRWDPKPLINFSLSQPRYFASGNTTAALHIGSNPRVLSLKGQIIDEIRQLGPVWHPELDRPPISRKGINALVEWESLALIELPDCPYGGAEGRTNALWRTMIADYAGTEAADSNDWAYIETWYDRTGWGRELPDMASRGVYETVTLEVRIAHCW